In the genome of Cryptomeria japonica chromosome 8, Sugi_1.0, whole genome shotgun sequence, one region contains:
- the LOC131046356 gene encoding uncharacterized protein LOC131046356, with product MYVQNWSPHRILKIMTPEEAYTSVKPEVSHFYIHMPKDRRSKLEPSSKKGVFVGYSESSKAYRIYILGQKQIEIRRDVSFEEDVALKRSKGSYMEIDNEEQETPQDMDIDHSPEVQRDYTEPKEAIDPVEPLERTDGLRYIAIGRKRLLWARQTMQDAKKYAALEAHSKKAKDHTIFQAMWH from the coding sequence ATGTATGTTCAGAATTGGAGCCCTCATCGAATATTGAAAattatgactcctgaagaagcataTACAAGTGTGAAACCTGAGGTTAGTCATTTTTATATTCACATGCCTAAAGATAGGAGATCTAAGTTAGAACCATCTAGCAAGAAAGGGGTATTTGTGGGTTATAGTGAATCTTCAAAAGCCTACAGGATTTACATTCTAGGACAAAAACAAATAGAGATAAGAAGGGATGTCTCTTTTGAAGAAGACGTTGCATTAAAAAGATCTAAAGGTTCGTACATGGAGATAGATAATGAAGAACAAGAGACTCCTCAGGACATGGACATTGATCATTCTCCTGAGGTTCAGAGAGATTATACTGAACCAAAAGAGGCTATTGATCCAGTTGAGCCTTTGGAACGTACTGATGGTCTGAGATATATTGCTATAGGTCGAAAGAGACTTCTATGGGCTAGACAGACTATGCAAGATGCAAAGAAGTATGCAGCCCTAGAGGCACATTCGAAGAAAGCAAAAGACCACACAATTTTCCAAGCTATGTGGCATTAA